One stretch of Variovorax sp. 54 DNA includes these proteins:
- a CDS encoding AraC family transcriptional regulator: MTLDAFANHRTQTVRYLELLSRAAAHIDAHLGESLDGALLADMAAMSRYHFHRIFRAYFGITVGGYVTWRRLQRACELLADNPVSVTDVALQVGYESAQALAKAMRRELDTTPMAVRAGEAPRWQQLFDRRPSPDPDAVHQDPVLRPQMLDVPALAVLTATARGMKDGVRTGAAQRAFEELVPAVRAAGLLPRARSWVAVFPDEPQGPDDQEARMLCGILFDHSLAERTGTPDQPALSLAGSLEWCHLPAGRCAVFTHRGAHTLLHAAWTAIYRDWLPATGYALRDVPCFIHYVNDPREPLGDAWRTHLYLPLQ, translated from the coding sequence ATGACCCTCGATGCCTTCGCCAACCACCGCACGCAGACCGTGCGCTACCTCGAGCTGCTTTCGCGCGCAGCCGCCCATATCGACGCTCACCTCGGTGAATCGCTGGATGGGGCCCTGCTGGCTGACATGGCCGCCATGTCGCGCTACCACTTCCACCGAATCTTCCGCGCCTACTTCGGCATCACGGTCGGGGGCTATGTCACCTGGCGGCGCCTGCAACGCGCCTGCGAGCTGCTCGCCGACAACCCGGTCTCAGTGACCGATGTGGCCTTGCAGGTCGGCTACGAGTCGGCGCAGGCGCTGGCCAAGGCCATGCGCCGCGAACTCGATACCACGCCGATGGCAGTGCGCGCGGGTGAAGCGCCACGCTGGCAGCAGTTGTTCGACCGGCGTCCCTCGCCCGATCCCGACGCAGTGCACCAGGACCCGGTGCTGCGACCGCAGATGCTGGATGTGCCCGCACTTGCGGTGCTGACGGCCACCGCGCGTGGCATGAAGGACGGCGTGCGCACGGGCGCGGCGCAGCGCGCATTCGAAGAGCTGGTGCCCGCGGTGCGCGCGGCGGGCCTGCTCCCGCGTGCGCGCAGCTGGGTCGCCGTATTTCCCGACGAGCCGCAAGGCCCGGACGACCAGGAGGCGCGCATGCTGTGCGGCATCCTCTTCGATCACTCGCTGGCGGAACGCACCGGCACCCCCGATCAGCCGGCGTTGTCGCTGGCCGGCAGCCTCGAATGGTGCCATCTGCCCGCGGGCCGCTGCGCCGTGTTCACGCACCGAGGCGCGCACACCTTGCTGCACGCCGCGTGGACCGCCATCTACCGCGACTGGCTGCCGGCCACCGGGTACGCGCTGCGCGACGTGCCCTGCTTCATCCACTACGTCAACGATCCACGCGAGCCGCTCGGCGACGCATGGCGCACCCACCTCTATCTCCCGCTGCAGTAA
- the nadB gene encoding L-aspartate oxidase — protein sequence MTSAVRDFDVLIVGSGLAGLSAALHLAPTHRVAVLTKRALNDGSSAWAQGGIAAVLAAGDSFDAHVEDTLVAGAGLCDPEATRFVVEGAPQAIGWLRELGVPFSEEGGDLHLTREGGHSQRRIVHVTDATGAAVQQVLIERVRRTPNITLFEHHTLVDLVTGTKLGLADPSCQGLYALDGETDEVLAFRAPHTILATGGAGKVYLYTTNPDTATGDGIAAAWRAGCRVSNLEFIQFHPTCLYHPHAKSFLISEAVRGEGGLLKLPDGTRFMPTHDERAELAPRDVVARAIDFEMKKHGLDCVYLDISHQPPAFLKEHFPNILARCLELGIDITREPIPVVPAAHYTCGGVLSDLAGRTDIPGLYAIGETACTGLHGANRLASNSLVECMVFARAAADAIAQAPSRERAALPAWDESRVTDADEAVVISHNWDELRRFMWDYVGIVRTNKRLERASHRIALLQAEIQEFYANFHVTRDLLELRNLVQVAELIVRSAQARHESRGLHFSRDYPSLAEPTAPTVLVPPVD from the coding sequence GTGACTTCCGCCGTTCGCGACTTCGACGTCCTCATTGTCGGCAGCGGCCTCGCAGGCCTCTCCGCCGCACTGCACCTGGCCCCCACGCACCGCGTGGCCGTGCTTACCAAGCGCGCGCTCAACGACGGCTCCAGCGCCTGGGCGCAAGGCGGCATCGCGGCCGTGCTGGCGGCGGGCGACAGCTTCGACGCCCACGTGGAAGACACGCTGGTGGCCGGTGCCGGCCTGTGCGACCCCGAGGCCACGCGCTTCGTGGTCGAAGGCGCGCCGCAGGCCATCGGCTGGTTGCGCGAACTGGGCGTGCCCTTCTCGGAAGAAGGCGGCGACCTGCACCTGACGCGCGAAGGCGGCCACAGCCAGCGCCGCATCGTGCACGTGACCGACGCCACGGGCGCGGCCGTGCAGCAGGTGCTGATCGAGCGGGTGCGCCGCACGCCCAACATCACGCTGTTCGAGCACCACACGCTGGTCGACCTGGTCACCGGCACCAAGCTCGGCCTGGCCGATCCGTCGTGCCAGGGCCTGTACGCGCTGGACGGCGAGACCGACGAGGTGCTGGCCTTCCGCGCGCCGCACACCATCCTGGCGACCGGCGGCGCAGGCAAGGTGTACCTGTACACCACCAACCCCGACACCGCCACCGGCGACGGCATTGCCGCCGCCTGGCGCGCGGGCTGCCGGGTGTCGAACCTGGAGTTCATCCAGTTCCACCCGACCTGCCTGTACCACCCGCACGCGAAGTCGTTCCTGATCAGCGAGGCGGTGCGTGGTGAGGGCGGCCTGCTGAAGCTGCCCGACGGCACGCGCTTCATGCCCACGCACGACGAGCGCGCCGAACTCGCGCCGCGCGACGTGGTGGCCCGCGCCATCGACTTCGAGATGAAGAAGCACGGGCTCGATTGCGTGTACCTCGACATCTCGCACCAGCCGCCCGCGTTCCTGAAAGAACACTTCCCCAACATCCTGGCGCGCTGCCTGGAGCTGGGCATCGACATCACGCGCGAGCCGATTCCCGTGGTGCCCGCCGCGCACTACACCTGCGGCGGCGTGCTCAGCGACCTGGCCGGTCGCACCGACATCCCGGGCCTGTACGCCATCGGCGAAACCGCCTGCACCGGCCTGCACGGCGCCAACCGGCTGGCCAGCAACTCGCTGGTCGAGTGCATGGTGTTCGCGCGCGCCGCGGCCGATGCCATTGCGCAGGCCCCGTCGCGCGAACGCGCCGCGCTGCCCGCCTGGGACGAAAGCCGCGTCACCGACGCCGACGAAGCCGTGGTCATCTCCCACAACTGGGACGAGCTGCGCCGCTTCATGTGGGACTACGTCGGCATCGTACGCACCAACAAGCGCCTGGAGCGTGCGAGCCACCGCATCGCGCTGCTGCAGGCCGAGATCCAGGAGTTCTACGCGAACTTCCACGTCACGCGCGACCTGCTCGAACTGCGCAACCTGGTGCAGGTGGCCGAGCTGATCGTGCGTTCCGCGCAGGCCCGCCACGAGAGCCGTGGCCTGCATTTCAGTCGCGATTACCCTTCGCTGGCCGAGCCCACCGCACCCACCGTGCTGGTGCCGCCGGTCGACTGA
- a CDS encoding 6-pyruvoyl trahydropterin synthase family protein translates to MRFTISQRFFFDAAHTLKREIEVEGSRRIHGHTYHAEVWLAGERDPVTGMVIDLGLLRRRLEDVREQLDHHLLDDVPGLHPPTLENLCVFIAEALPDLRASLARVRVWREALGDSCTVEF, encoded by the coding sequence ATGCGCTTCACCATCAGCCAACGCTTCTTCTTCGACGCCGCCCACACGCTCAAACGCGAGATCGAAGTCGAAGGCAGCCGCCGCATTCACGGCCACACGTATCACGCAGAGGTGTGGCTTGCGGGCGAGCGCGACCCGGTGACGGGCATGGTGATCGACCTGGGCCTGCTGCGCCGACGGCTCGAGGATGTGCGCGAACAGCTCGACCACCATCTGCTGGACGACGTGCCGGGGCTGCATCCGCCGACGCTGGAGAACCTGTGTGTGTTCATTGCGGAGGCGCTGCCGGATCTGCGGGCCTCGCTGGCGCGCGTGCGCGTGTGGCGCGAGGCGCTGGGCGATTCCTGCACGGTGGAGTTCTAG
- the panC gene encoding pantoate--beta-alanine ligase yields the protein MYIAKTIDELRQHLSSSRRPTFVPTMGNLHEGHLALVRQAKPLGDATVASIFVNRLQFLPHEDFDTYPRTWDSDCEKLRAAGCDVLFAPDEKALYPEPQTCKVHPDPTLADLLEGHFRPGFFIGVCTVVMKLFQCVQPRVAVFGKKDYQQLMMIRHMVRQFAMPIEIVGGETFRADDGLALSSRNGYLSATERAEAVQLSKALRDMAEAVRAGERDVAALEARAMQSLTQRGWQPDYLVLRRRADLQTPQPGDALVALAAARLGSTRLIDNLEIDTPLSA from the coding sequence ATGTACATCGCCAAGACCATCGACGAGCTGCGCCAGCACCTGTCTTCCAGCCGCCGCCCCACCTTCGTGCCCACCATGGGCAACCTGCACGAGGGCCACCTCGCGCTCGTGCGGCAGGCCAAGCCGCTGGGCGACGCCACGGTGGCGAGCATCTTCGTGAACCGCCTGCAGTTTTTGCCGCACGAAGACTTCGATACCTACCCGCGCACCTGGGACAGCGACTGCGAGAAGCTGCGCGCCGCCGGCTGCGACGTGCTGTTCGCGCCCGACGAGAAGGCGCTCTACCCCGAGCCCCAGACCTGCAAGGTGCACCCCGACCCGACGCTGGCCGACCTGCTCGAAGGGCACTTCCGCCCCGGCTTCTTCATCGGCGTGTGCACGGTGGTGATGAAGCTGTTCCAGTGCGTGCAGCCGCGCGTGGCCGTGTTCGGAAAGAAGGACTACCAGCAGCTGATGATGATCCGCCACATGGTGCGGCAGTTTGCGATGCCCATCGAGATCGTCGGCGGCGAGACCTTCCGCGCCGACGACGGCCTGGCGCTTTCGTCGCGCAACGGCTACCTGAGCGCCACCGAACGCGCCGAGGCCGTGCAGCTGTCGAAGGCGCTGCGAGACATGGCCGAGGCCGTGCGCGCCGGCGAGCGCGACGTGGCGGCCCTCGAGGCGCGCGCCATGCAGTCGCTCACGCAGCGCGGCTGGCAGCCCGACTACCTCGTGCTGCGCCGCCGCGCCGACCTGCAGACGCCGCAACCCGGCGATGCGCTCGTGGCCCTGGCCGCCGCGCGGCTGGGCAGCACGCGACTCATCGACAACCTCGAAATCGACACCCCTCTTTCAGCATGA
- a CDS encoding amidase family protein, producing the protein MSSFPPERQTASQLVQALAARQIGALEACDAAIARIEARDPQVNAVVVRNFERAREQARAADAALARGERHPLLGLPMTVKESFNVAGLPTTWGFEFARSLPPAAQDAVAVCRLKAAGAVILGKTNLALGLGDYESNNPVYGRTLHPLDAGRTPGGSSGGSAAALAAGMVSLELGSDVGGSIRVPAHFCGVCGHKPTHGLLPVRGHDFPGGYQAAPDILSVIGPMARSAGDLELALDVLAGPDGDEARAFQLALPRARHAGARGLRVLALGEHPSARTSAQVRHAVDEVSRNLAAAGARVERASALLPDLAAIQGDYVSILRTITTRGGPNPPPSIPAHEWLRLLDRRMSLQRDWQRLFESFDVVIAPVFGTTAFAHMDAPDWAHTTLNIDGEPTFYRDQLAWSGLATLAGLPATVVPVGKTVQQLPVGLQIIGPRFEDRTPLAVARWLQQDAGS; encoded by the coding sequence ATGTCCTCATTCCCCCCCGAACGCCAGACGGCCAGCCAGCTGGTTCAGGCACTCGCCGCACGACAGATCGGTGCGCTCGAAGCCTGCGACGCGGCCATCGCGCGCATCGAGGCCCGCGACCCGCAAGTCAACGCTGTGGTCGTTCGCAACTTCGAGCGCGCACGCGAGCAGGCGCGTGCCGCGGACGCTGCCCTGGCCCGAGGAGAGCGGCATCCGTTGCTCGGATTGCCGATGACCGTGAAGGAGTCGTTCAACGTGGCGGGCCTGCCGACGACCTGGGGTTTCGAGTTCGCGCGCTCGCTGCCGCCGGCGGCCCAGGATGCGGTCGCCGTGTGTCGCCTGAAGGCCGCAGGCGCGGTGATCCTCGGCAAGACCAACCTCGCGCTCGGGCTCGGCGACTACGAGAGCAACAACCCGGTCTACGGCCGCACCCTGCATCCGCTGGACGCGGGGCGCACACCCGGTGGTTCCTCTGGCGGCTCGGCCGCGGCGCTGGCGGCCGGCATGGTCTCGCTGGAGTTGGGCTCGGACGTCGGCGGTTCGATCCGGGTGCCCGCTCATTTCTGCGGGGTCTGCGGTCACAAGCCGACGCACGGATTGCTGCCTGTGCGCGGCCACGACTTCCCCGGCGGCTACCAGGCGGCCCCCGACATCCTGTCGGTCATCGGACCGATGGCACGCAGCGCGGGCGACCTCGAACTGGCGCTGGACGTGCTGGCCGGCCCTGACGGCGACGAAGCCCGCGCTTTCCAACTGGCGCTGCCGCGCGCCCGGCACGCTGGCGCACGTGGCCTGCGCGTGCTGGCCCTTGGCGAACATCCTTCGGCACGTACCAGTGCGCAGGTGCGCCATGCGGTCGACGAGGTGTCGCGCAACCTTGCTGCGGCTGGCGCACGTGTCGAGCGCGCCAGCGCGTTGCTGCCCGACCTGGCGGCCATCCAGGGGGACTACGTGAGCATCCTGCGCACCATCACCACGCGCGGTGGCCCGAATCCCCCGCCGTCGATCCCGGCACACGAGTGGCTGCGGCTGCTCGATCGGCGCATGAGCCTGCAGCGGGACTGGCAGCGGTTGTTCGAAAGCTTCGACGTCGTCATCGCACCGGTCTTCGGCACGACAGCCTTCGCGCACATGGATGCGCCCGACTGGGCGCACACCACCCTGAACATCGACGGCGAACCCACGTTCTATCGCGATCAGTTGGCCTGGTCGGGTCTCGCCACGCTGGCGGGCCTGCCGGCCACGGTGGTGCCGGTGGGAAAGACCGTTCAGCAGTTACCCGTCGGGCTGCAGATCATCGGACCCCGCTTCGAAGACCGAACGCCGCTGGCCGTGGCGCGTTGGCTGCAGCAAGACGCTGGTTCATAG
- the panB gene encoding 3-methyl-2-oxobutanoate hydroxymethyltransferase translates to MSNTPSTPTSPSEALSEAPAGTPYGTLPPASPLAQRKPVSLPRLADMHARGEKIAMLTAYDATFAAMADAAGIDCLLVGDSLGMVCQGLNSTVGVSLEAMRYHTDSVSRGLRRVQGTTWLIADLPFGSYQESREQALRSATVLMQAGAHMVKLEGGGWTTETVRFLVERGIPVCAHLGLTPQTVHALGGYRVQGKGDTAGALLKQQAHALQDAGATMLVLEMVPAALAAELTTELKHCATIGIGAGKATAGQVLVLHDMLGINLGKMPKFVRNFMADAPGVLPALQAYVQAVKNGSFPDDRLHAW, encoded by the coding sequence ATGTCGAACACACCTTCCACACCCACCTCACCGTCCGAAGCTCTGTCCGAAGCCCCGGCCGGCACGCCCTACGGCACGCTGCCGCCCGCCTCGCCGCTGGCGCAGCGCAAGCCCGTGAGCCTGCCGCGGCTGGCCGACATGCATGCGCGCGGCGAAAAGATCGCCATGCTCACCGCCTACGACGCCACCTTCGCGGCCATGGCCGACGCAGCCGGCATCGACTGCCTGCTGGTCGGCGACTCGCTGGGCATGGTCTGCCAGGGCCTGAACAGCACCGTGGGCGTGAGCCTCGAAGCCATGCGCTATCACACCGACAGCGTCTCGCGCGGCCTGCGCCGCGTGCAGGGCACGACCTGGCTCATCGCCGACCTGCCCTTTGGCAGCTATCAAGAATCGCGCGAGCAGGCTCTTCGTAGCGCCACCGTGCTGATGCAGGCCGGCGCGCACATGGTCAAGCTCGAAGGCGGCGGCTGGACCACCGAGACCGTGCGCTTCCTGGTCGAACGCGGCATTCCCGTGTGCGCCCACCTCGGCCTGACGCCGCAGACCGTGCATGCGCTCGGCGGCTACCGCGTGCAGGGCAAGGGCGACACCGCCGGCGCGCTGCTCAAGCAGCAGGCCCACGCGCTGCAGGACGCGGGCGCAACCATGCTGGTGCTCGAAATGGTGCCGGCCGCGCTGGCCGCCGAACTCACCACGGAGCTGAAGCACTGCGCCACCATCGGCATCGGCGCCGGCAAAGCCACTGCCGGCCAGGTGCTCGTGCTGCACGACATGCTGGGCATCAACCTCGGGAAGATGCCGAAGTTCGTGCGCAACTTCATGGCCGACGCGCCGGGCGTGCTGCCCGCGCTGCAGGCCTACGTGCAGGCCGTGAAGAACGGCAGCTTCCCCGACGACCGCCTCCACGCCTGGTAA
- the queE gene encoding 7-carboxy-7-deazaguanine synthase codes for MTYSVKEIFYTLQGEGGQAGMPAVFCRFAGCNLWTGREEDRDTAICRFCDTDFVGTDGTLGGKFKSADQLADTIAAQWPAGDTAHRLVVLTGGEPLLQVDAALVDALHARHFRIAVESNGTVAAPAGIDWLCISPKAGAPWVQQRGQELKLVWPQAGFDLDTMARTGEFTHRFLQPMDGPDRLANTERCIDECMRQPVWRLSVQTHKITGIR; via the coding sequence ATGACCTACAGCGTCAAGGAAATCTTCTACACGCTGCAGGGCGAAGGCGGCCAGGCCGGCATGCCGGCCGTGTTCTGCCGCTTCGCCGGCTGCAACCTCTGGACCGGCCGCGAGGAAGACCGCGACACGGCCATCTGCCGTTTCTGCGACACCGATTTCGTCGGCACCGACGGCACGCTGGGCGGCAAGTTCAAGAGCGCCGACCAACTCGCCGACACCATCGCCGCGCAATGGCCCGCCGGCGACACCGCGCACCGGCTGGTGGTGCTCACGGGCGGCGAGCCGCTGCTGCAGGTCGATGCGGCGCTGGTCGATGCGCTGCACGCGCGGCACTTCCGCATCGCGGTCGAGAGCAACGGCACGGTCGCCGCGCCCGCGGGCATCGACTGGCTGTGCATCAGCCCCAAGGCCGGCGCGCCGTGGGTGCAGCAGCGCGGCCAGGAGCTGAAGCTGGTGTGGCCGCAGGCCGGGTTCGACCTCGACACGATGGCGCGCACGGGCGAGTTCACGCACCGTTTCCTGCAGCCGATGGACGGGCCCGACCGGCTCGCCAACACCGAACGCTGCATCGACGAATGCATGAGGCAGCCGGTATGGCGCCTCAGCGTGCAGACCCACAAGATCACGGGCATCCGCTGA